From the genome of Proteus vulgaris, one region includes:
- the mlaE gene encoding lipid asymmetry maintenance ABC transporter permease subunit MlaE has product MVNLLARIGARALAIFATFGRAGIMLFRALVGKPEFRKQWPLLMKQLYNVGVQSLLIIMVSGLFIGMVLGLQGYLVLTTFSAEASLGMMVALSLLRELGPVVTALLFAGRAGSALTAEIGLMKATEQISSLEMMAVDPLRRVVAPRFWAGLISMPLLSLIFVAIGIWGGAIVGVDWKGIDEGFFWASMQGAVEWRLDLVNCFIKSVVFAITVTWIALFNGYDAIPTSEGISRATTRTVVHSSLAVLGLDFVLTALMFGN; this is encoded by the coding sequence GTGGTAAATTTATTAGCTCGTATTGGCGCTAGAGCGTTAGCGATTTTTGCAACATTCGGTAGAGCTGGCATTATGCTCTTTCGTGCATTAGTCGGTAAACCAGAATTCCGTAAACAGTGGCCTCTTTTAATGAAGCAGCTGTATAACGTTGGCGTTCAATCTTTATTAATCATCATGGTGTCTGGTCTATTTATTGGCATGGTGCTGGGATTACAAGGTTATCTTGTACTGACAACATTTAGTGCTGAAGCCAGTCTTGGCATGATGGTGGCTCTCTCTTTGTTACGAGAATTGGGCCCTGTGGTAACCGCATTATTATTTGCAGGCCGAGCAGGTTCTGCATTAACAGCGGAAATTGGTTTAATGAAAGCCACAGAACAAATTTCTAGTTTAGAAATGATGGCAGTCGATCCTTTACGGCGAGTCGTTGCACCCCGCTTTTGGGCCGGTTTAATTAGCATGCCATTGCTTTCACTTATTTTTGTTGCCATCGGTATTTGGGGTGGTGCCATTGTTGGTGTGGATTGGAAAGGGATCGATGAAGGCTTTTTCTGGGCATCTATGCAAGGTGCCGTTGAATGGCGATTAGATTTAGTGAATTGCTTTATTAAGAGTGTCGTTTTTGCCATTACCGTCACTTGGATAGCGCTCTTTAACGGGTATGACGCAATCCCAACATCAGAAGGGATTAGCAGAGCAACAACACGTACTGTTGTTCATTCATCGTTAGCCGTATTGGGTTTAGATTTTGTGCTAACAGCACTGATGTTTGGGAACTAA
- the mlaD gene encoding outer membrane lipid asymmetry maintenance protein MlaD, producing the protein MQSKKIEVWVGLFVLIALAAVIFLCLKVADIKEMGNQPTYRVYASFGNIGGLKERSPVKIGGVVIGRVSSITLKEEDEGNYRPEVALDILSIYDHIPESSSLSIRTSGLLGEQFLALNLGFYDEALDSTLLKDGGRITNTNSAMVLEDLIGQFLYKTGDGDGSAKSESEPTEEHPALP; encoded by the coding sequence ATGCAAAGTAAAAAAATTGAAGTTTGGGTTGGTCTATTTGTTCTGATTGCGCTAGCCGCTGTGATTTTCTTATGCCTAAAAGTGGCTGATATTAAAGAAATGGGTAATCAACCAACTTATCGCGTTTATGCCAGCTTCGGTAATATTGGTGGGTTAAAAGAACGTTCCCCAGTTAAGATTGGTGGTGTGGTGATTGGTCGTGTTTCTTCTATCACTTTAAAAGAAGAAGATGAAGGGAACTATCGTCCTGAAGTCGCGCTCGATATTCTGAGTATTTATGACCACATTCCAGAAAGTAGCTCACTGTCTATTCGTACATCTGGTTTATTAGGTGAGCAGTTCCTTGCATTGAATTTAGGTTTTTATGATGAAGCATTAGATTCTACTCTGCTTAAAGACGGAGGACGGATCACTAATACTAATTCAGCAATGGTACTAGAGGATCTCATCGGTCAGTTCCTTTATAAAACAGGAGATGGTGATGGCTCAGCAAAATCTGAATCTGAACCGACTGAAGAACATCCAGCATTACCTTAA
- the mlaC gene encoding phospholipid-binding protein MlaC, producing MFKRLLMVALLVITPFAMAVDKTNPYILMEDAAQKTFTKLKNEQPEIRKNPEVLRQIVQQELLPYVQIKYAGALVLGPHYRTATPAQRDAYFTAFEAYLAQVYGQALAMYEGQEYRIEPAKPFADKTNLTIRVTIIDKNGRPPVRLDFQWRKNSKTGEWQAYDMIAEGVSMITTKQNEWSDILNSKGVDGLTKQLEISAKTPITLDEKK from the coding sequence ATGTTTAAACGCTTATTGATGGTCGCACTGTTAGTCATTACACCTTTTGCGATGGCTGTAGATAAAACCAATCCATATATACTGATGGAAGATGCCGCACAAAAAACGTTTACTAAATTAAAAAATGAACAGCCTGAAATTCGTAAAAATCCTGAAGTTTTGCGCCAAATTGTTCAACAAGAATTATTGCCATATGTACAAATTAAATATGCGGGTGCATTAGTATTAGGGCCTCATTATCGTACTGCAACACCAGCTCAACGCGATGCTTATTTTACTGCATTTGAAGCGTACCTTGCTCAAGTATATGGTCAAGCATTAGCGATGTATGAAGGACAAGAATATCGTATTGAGCCAGCAAAACCGTTCGCAGATAAAACAAACCTCACTATTCGCGTTACCATTATTGATAAAAATGGTCGCCCACCTGTTCGCCTTGATTTCCAATGGCGTAAAAACAGCAAAACAGGCGAATGGCAAGCTTATGACATGATTGCGGAAGGTGTCAGCATGATCACCACAAAACAGAATGAGTGGTCAGATATTTTAAATTCTAAAGGTGTTGATGGTTTAACAAAACAGTTAGAAATTAGTGCAAAAACACCAATCACACTGGATGAGAAAAAATAA
- the mlaB gene encoding lipid asymmetry maintenance protein MlaB, translating to MSSSLNWEKKGDILFFQGTLDRETLLPAWQQRKVLLTDINIIDISALSHIDSTGLALFVHLKAEMEAQHRQFIIQGVSERFQTLITLYDLDEIMNIA from the coding sequence ATGTCGTCCTCGTTAAATTGGGAAAAAAAGGGCGATATCCTCTTTTTTCAAGGAACGTTAGATCGCGAAACGTTATTACCTGCTTGGCAGCAACGTAAAGTATTATTAACCGATATCAATATTATTGATATTTCGGCATTGAGTCATATCGACTCAACAGGATTGGCGCTTTTTGTTCACCTAAAAGCAGAGATGGAAGCACAACATCGCCAATTTATTATTCAAGGCGTAAGTGAGCGTTTTCAGACTCTTATTACTCTCTATGATCTTGATGAAATTATGAATATTGCCTAA
- the ibaG gene encoding BolA family iron metabolism protein IbaG, which yields MDTNEIKQVLMDSLSLDEVIVNGDGSHFQVVVVGAMFEGMSRVKQQQTIYAPLMEYIADNRIHALSIKAYTPEEWKRDRKLNGL from the coding sequence ATGGATACAAATGAAATCAAACAAGTATTAATGGACAGCCTGTCTTTAGATGAAGTCATCGTTAACGGTGATGGTAGTCATTTTCAAGTTGTCGTTGTTGGCGCTATGTTTGAGGGAATGAGCAGAGTAAAACAACAACAAACCATTTATGCCCCTTTGATGGAATATATCGCAGATAACCGTATTCACGCTTTGTCTATTAAAGCCTACACACCTGAAGAGTGGAAGAGGGATCGTAAACTTAACGGGCTTTGA
- the murA gene encoding UDP-N-acetylglucosamine 1-carboxyvinyltransferase — MDKFRVQGPTCLSGEVTISGAKNAALPILFAAILAEEPVELTNVPKLKDIDTTIKLLNRLGTNVERNGSVFVDARNINEFCAPYELVKTMRASIWALGPLVARFGQGQVSLPGGCAIGARPVDLHITGLEQLGAEITLDEGYVKARVDGRLKGAHIVMDKVSVGATITIMTAAVLAEGKTIIENAAREPEIEDTANFLNTLGAKISGAGTDSITIEGVERLGGGTYQILPDRIETGTFLVAAAVSRGRVVCRNAKPDTLDAVLAKLREAGADIEVGEDWISLDMHGKRPKAVTLRTAPHPGFPTDMQAQFSLLNLVAEGAGMITETIFENRFMHIPELIRMGAHAEIESNTVLCHGVEKLSGAQVMATDLRASASLVLAGCIAEGTTIVDRIYHIDRGYENIEAKLQGLGAKIERLRAND; from the coding sequence ATGGATAAATTTAGAGTACAAGGACCAACCTGTTTATCAGGTGAGGTCACTATTTCAGGCGCAAAAAACGCTGCATTACCAATCCTGTTCGCTGCGATCCTTGCCGAAGAGCCAGTAGAATTAACCAATGTTCCTAAGTTAAAAGATATTGATACAACGATTAAATTACTTAATCGCTTAGGAACTAATGTTGAACGTAACGGCTCTGTTTTTGTTGATGCTCGTAATATCAACGAATTCTGTGCACCTTACGAGTTAGTTAAAACCATGCGTGCTTCTATTTGGGCATTAGGGCCGTTAGTTGCTCGCTTTGGTCAAGGTCAGGTTTCTTTACCCGGTGGTTGTGCCATTGGCGCTCGTCCTGTTGATCTTCATATTACAGGTTTAGAGCAATTAGGTGCTGAAATCACGCTTGATGAAGGTTATGTAAAAGCTCGTGTTGATGGGCGATTAAAAGGCGCACATATTGTCATGGATAAAGTGAGCGTGGGTGCCACTATCACTATTATGACTGCAGCAGTGTTAGCCGAAGGTAAAACTATCATCGAGAATGCGGCAAGAGAGCCTGAAATTGAAGATACCGCTAATTTTCTTAATACATTAGGTGCCAAAATCAGCGGTGCAGGTACAGACAGTATTACTATTGAAGGTGTAGAACGCCTTGGTGGTGGTACTTATCAAATTCTACCTGATCGTATTGAAACGGGTACTTTCTTAGTTGCGGCTGCTGTTTCTCGTGGCCGCGTTGTTTGTCGTAATGCAAAGCCTGATACGTTAGATGCAGTGTTGGCGAAATTACGTGAAGCGGGTGCAGATATAGAAGTTGGTGAAGATTGGATCAGCCTTGATATGCATGGTAAACGTCCTAAAGCGGTAACCTTGCGTACAGCACCGCATCCTGGGTTCCCGACTGATATGCAAGCACAGTTTAGCCTTTTAAACTTAGTTGCCGAAGGCGCAGGAATGATCACAGAAACTATTTTTGAAAATCGTTTTATGCATATTCCTGAGTTAATTCGCATGGGTGCTCATGCTGAAATCGAAAGTAATACGGTGTTATGTCATGGTGTTGAAAAACTTTCAGGCGCACAAGTGATGGCGACGGATTTACGTGCTTCTGCAAGTTTAGTCCTTGCGGGGTGTATCGCTGAAGGTACAACTATTGTGGATCGTATTTATCATATCGATCGTGGGTATGAAAATATTGAAGCTAAATTACAAGGATTAGGGGCGAAAATAGAACGTTTACGCGCTAATGACTAA
- a CDS encoding SIR2 family protein, producing the protein MNEIYEIAYSTVTNRLCLFTGTGFSKALTKNKVPSWQELLEKVCDELSGLEKIKQSLFPNNGKNPLSLEEAAQVIYIEYQKRDKNLHEKIAEIIKDIKLSKNNEPIEEFLENNSLRIITTNYDKLIEHMLSIDHCQSLAPGLPIPKSSSKIKIYHVHGSIDSPSNMVVTSDDYFKFINYNSYFSKKISSMIYENTIVILGYSLGDTNLKAIINEYKNFSRENVIGSSMFLVSRKKIESYLKEYYFHCYGIRVIDDLNIHDFFKNLNSKIIEVEKTVESSIKNIKKVSHGNHSFSEKFLRVENSFYEIIISLAAFGAKVTDKKTMNMIEKIIQEKIKLTSENSAWEQYVHLANWLIYLATIIEIKSTPLEDIYLKAVSHSMDHMTKDYSIGYSWHAYRAWENKWPSLIVSNRVMIKNYVRENISNNDAVNLVKNL; encoded by the coding sequence ATGAATGAAATATATGAAATAGCCTATTCAACAGTGACTAATCGACTATGTTTGTTTACAGGTACTGGATTTTCAAAGGCATTAACAAAAAATAAAGTACCTAGTTGGCAAGAATTACTTGAGAAAGTCTGTGATGAATTGAGTGGTTTAGAAAAGATAAAACAATCTTTATTCCCTAATAATGGTAAAAATCCATTAAGCTTAGAGGAGGCGGCTCAAGTTATTTATATTGAATACCAAAAAAGAGATAAAAATTTACATGAGAAAATTGCAGAAATTATAAAAGATATCAAATTATCTAAAAATAACGAACCTATAGAAGAATTCTTGGAAAATAATTCTCTGAGAATAATAACAACAAACTATGATAAATTGATTGAACATATGCTTTCAATTGATCATTGCCAATCCCTTGCTCCTGGATTACCAATTCCCAAATCGTCTTCAAAAATAAAAATTTATCACGTGCATGGTTCTATTGATTCACCAAGTAATATGGTTGTTACTTCTGATGATTATTTTAAATTTATAAACTATAACTCTTATTTTTCTAAAAAAATAAGCTCTATGATTTATGAAAATACAATTGTTATATTAGGCTATTCTCTTGGAGATACTAACCTAAAAGCAATTATTAATGAGTACAAAAATTTCTCACGGGAAAATGTTATTGGTTCTTCTATGTTTTTAGTATCTAGAAAGAAAATAGAATCCTACTTAAAAGAATACTATTTTCATTGCTATGGTATTAGAGTTATTGATGATTTAAATATTCATGATTTTTTTAAAAATTTAAATTCAAAAATAATAGAAGTAGAAAAAACCGTTGAAAGCTCAATAAAAAATATAAAAAAAGTATCACATGGAAATCATAGCTTTTCTGAAAAATTCTTAAGAGTAGAAAATAGTTTTTATGAAATAATAATATCATTAGCTGCCTTTGGTGCTAAAGTGACAGATAAAAAAACCATGAACATGATAGAGAAAATAATACAGGAAAAAATAAAACTAACGAGTGAAAATAGTGCTTGGGAACAATATGTTCATTTGGCAAATTGGCTAATCTATCTTGCAACTATCATTGAAATAAAAAGCACCCCATTAGAAGATATATATCTTAAAGCAGTATCTCATTCAATGGATCACATGACTAAAGATTATTCCATAGGATATTCTTGGCATGCTTATCGTGCATGGGAAAATAAATGGCCGTCTCTTATTGTATCAAATAGAGTTATGATAAAAAATTATGTTCGTGAGAATATTAGTAATAACGATGCTGTTAATTTAGTTAAAAACTTATAA
- a CDS encoding DUF2157 domain-containing protein, whose protein sequence is MQVTRKQERLIRQALDKWQQSGEISEQEHQQLGSTLQCIPFDWKRLSRYAFWIAIACLIIAVGSIFSDSALVYYLIEIFSVSEIMRVISPALIACILYFWGFKRQRKETQWHYSTEFILFLGVMFTAIFLWQLGELLDTGSGHIAPLFLIGCVIYGVIGFISRSSLVWLFFLLMLGNWFGAETGYMSGWGAYWLGMNYPIRFVLFGAVLLAGCYFLQNVLAHRRLFTMTKIMGLTYLFIALWIMSIFGNYDPDTWYRTSSVNLLPWALLFGIVSVICIYISLKTDDGMLRGFGLTFLGINLYTRFFEYFWDSLHSAIFFFILAISLVLIGRKAEKIWHAVEHNSLANKPNKNE, encoded by the coding sequence ATGCAGGTAACAAGGAAACAAGAACGCCTTATTCGCCAAGCACTTGATAAATGGCAGCAATCTGGTGAGATTTCAGAACAAGAACATCAGCAATTAGGAAGTACGTTGCAATGCATTCCCTTTGATTGGAAACGGTTGAGTCGTTACGCGTTTTGGATAGCGATTGCGTGCTTGATTATTGCTGTTGGTAGTATCTTTAGTGATAGCGCATTAGTTTATTATTTAATTGAAATTTTTAGTGTTTCTGAAATTATGCGTGTGATATCTCCAGCACTTATTGCCTGCATACTTTATTTTTGGGGATTTAAACGTCAGCGAAAAGAAACACAATGGCATTACAGTACTGAATTTATTCTCTTTTTAGGTGTGATGTTTACCGCTATTTTTCTTTGGCAACTAGGAGAATTGCTGGATACGGGAAGTGGTCATATTGCCCCTCTCTTTTTAATTGGTTGTGTGATTTATGGTGTGATTGGTTTTATCAGTCGTTCCTCGTTGGTGTGGTTATTTTTCTTACTGATGTTAGGGAATTGGTTTGGCGCTGAAACGGGTTATATGTCAGGTTGGGGCGCTTATTGGTTAGGGATGAACTATCCTATTCGTTTCGTTCTCTTTGGTGCAGTATTATTAGCGGGCTGTTATTTCTTACAAAATGTGTTGGCACACCGTCGTTTATTTACCATGACAAAAATAATGGGACTTACTTATCTCTTTATTGCGTTATGGATAATGTCTATTTTTGGTAATTATGATCCTGATACTTGGTATCGTACTTCAAGTGTGAATTTGTTACCTTGGGCACTGTTATTTGGTATTGTTTCCGTTATTTGTATCTATATCAGTCTTAAAACCGATGATGGCATGTTAAGAGGCTTTGGCCTGACATTCCTAGGTATTAATCTTTACACTCGTTTTTTTGAATATTTCTGGGATAGCTTACACAGTGCGATTTTCTTCTTTATTTTAGCGATTTCATTGGTTTTAATTGGACGGAAAGCTGAAAAAATTTGGCATGCTGTTGAACATAATTCACTCGCGAATAAACCGAATAAAAATGAATAA
- a CDS encoding CPCC family cysteine-rich protein, protein MIEKRSCHLPLEVSCVACHYLVFKDKDEAFFEICPVCGWQNDGTKEGEYSGCNHSTLEDYRNTESFQESCLQSATFYMKSPY, encoded by the coding sequence TTGATAGAGAAACGCAGTTGTCACCTTCCACTCGAAGTGAGTTGTGTTGCTTGTCATTATCTTGTCTTTAAAGACAAAGATGAGGCCTTTTTTGAGATCTGTCCGGTTTGTGGCTGGCAAAATGATGGTACTAAAGAAGGCGAATATAGCGGTTGTAATCACAGCACGTTAGAAGATTATCGTAATACAGAAAGTTTTCAAGAAAGTTGCTTACAAAGTGCGACATTTTATATGAAATCTCCCTATTAG
- the degS gene encoding outer membrane-stress sensor serine endopeptidase DegS: MLTKLLRSTLIGLLTAAILLIAVPSIRPIFIEHLINGDFLNAPFSYNTAVRRAAPAVVNVYSSTMGSFSQEGRELTSLGAGVIMDGRGYILTNQHVINNADQIIVALQNGDLYEGLLVGSDPLTDLAVLKIDAEKLPTIPINSKRISHVGDVVLAIGNPFNIGQTITQGIISATGRVGLSPTRYQNFLQTDASINEGNSGGALINTEGELVGINTMTFDSGTYNGYRPSAEGLGFAIPTELAVKIMNKLIRDGRVIRGFIGITAKELPRIRSSNTDIKQIQGLRIFRISPNSPADKAGIKTGDIILSINHAPATSAMEMMDYIAETRPGTVLPVTLLREGNELNVDVTISEYQPES, from the coding sequence ATGTTAACTAAGTTACTGCGATCGACACTGATTGGCCTTTTAACAGCAGCAATTCTTTTGATTGCAGTCCCTTCGATTCGTCCTATTTTTATTGAACACCTTATTAATGGTGATTTTCTCAATGCGCCGTTTAGCTACAATACGGCGGTACGTCGTGCTGCCCCTGCAGTCGTCAATGTTTATAGCAGTACCATGGGAAGCTTTTCTCAAGAAGGTCGCGAACTGACCTCTTTAGGTGCTGGCGTTATTATGGATGGGCGAGGTTATATTCTAACAAATCAACATGTTATTAATAATGCTGATCAGATTATTGTTGCATTACAAAATGGTGATCTTTATGAAGGCTTACTTGTTGGTTCCGATCCTTTAACTGATTTAGCCGTTTTAAAAATCGATGCAGAGAAACTTCCGACGATCCCTATTAATAGTAAACGGATCTCACATGTAGGAGATGTTGTACTTGCTATTGGTAACCCATTTAATATTGGGCAAACCATTACTCAAGGGATAATTAGTGCAACAGGCCGGGTGGGGTTAAGTCCAACACGTTACCAAAATTTTCTACAAACAGATGCCTCAATTAATGAAGGCAACTCAGGTGGAGCACTTATTAATACAGAGGGCGAACTTGTGGGTATTAATACCATGACGTTTGACTCAGGAACCTACAATGGGTATCGCCCAAGTGCTGAAGGCTTAGGCTTTGCTATTCCAACCGAATTGGCTGTAAAAATCATGAATAAACTTATCCGTGATGGTCGTGTTATTCGTGGTTTTATCGGTATCACAGCTAAAGAATTACCAAGAATTCGCTCGTCAAATACTGATATTAAACAAATCCAAGGGCTACGTATTTTCCGGATCTCACCAAACAGTCCAGCAGATAAAGCAGGCATAAAAACAGGTGATATCATTCTTAGTATCAACCATGCTCCTGCAACTTCTGCCATGGAAATGATGGACTATATTGCAGAGACTCGCCCCGGCACAGTATTGCCCGTTACGTTATTACGTGAGGGTAATGAATTAAATGTTGATGTGACTATTTCGGAATACCAACCAGAATCGTAA